The genome window GGTGGCCCGGGGCGTGCGGGCCATCAGCGTCGCCTACGGCGGCTGCATCATGGACACGGAATTCTGCATCGACCAGTCCGACCGCCTGTGGTTCGTCCAGGCCCGGCCCGAGACCCGCTGGAACGAGGAGCTCGAACGCCACCCCCACACCATCTTCATGCGCCGCATGGAGGTGGAGAAAAAGGCCGTGGCCGCGGCCGAGGTCATCCTCGAGGGCAACGGCGCCTCGCGCGGCGCCGGCCAGGGCATGGTGCGCTTTTTGCGCTCGGCCCTGGAGCTCAACAAGATCCAGAAGGGCGACATCCTGGCCGCCGAACGCACCGACCCGGACATGGTGCCGGGCATGCGCGTGGCCTCGGCCATCCTGGCCGACGCCGGCGGCGACACCAGCCATGCCGCCATCACCTCCCGCGAACTGGGCATCCCGGCGGTCATCGGCATCCAGCGCGCCGAAACCCTGCGCTCCCTGGACGGCCAGTACGTGACCGTGGACGGCTCGCGCGGCTGCGTCTACCGGGGCCTGTTGCCCCTGCAGGAAGTCGGCGGCGAAATGGACCTGTCGGCCTTGCCCGCGACCAAGACCAAGGTCGGGTTGATCCTGGCCGACGTCGGGCAGGCCCTTTTCCTGTCGCGGCTGCGCAACGTCCCGGACTTCGAGGTGGGGCTCCTTCGCGCCGAGTTCATGCTCGGCAACATCGGCGTCCACCCCCAGGCGCTGGAGGCCTACGACAACGGCACCCTGCCGGCGCTGATCGAAAGCAAGGTCAAGCAGCTCGACGCCAAGCTGACCAAGGTCGTGCGCGAGCAGTTGGCCGCCGGCTACATCAACGTCCAGATCAAGCTGCGCGGCTACGTCGGGCTCATCACCGGCCTGGCCGCCGAGCTCGACGCCCTGGCCGACCATGCCGGCGCCCGGGGCACGGACGAGGTCATGGCCGTGCACCGCCAGATCCGCGACCTCGACAAAAGGCTCGACCACCACCTGGAGGAGGTCACCCGCCGCCTGGACCTGCTCAAGACCTCGGCCGACCTGGCCACCCACGTGGCCATCATCCTCGGCTACTGGGACGAACTCCAGGAAAAGGCCGTGGACCCCGACGCGGTCAAGCGCCGCTACGAGATCAAGGCCCGCATCGAGGAGCGCGTGGCCGCCGTGGCCGACGAGCCCATGGTCAAGGACACCCTGGACAAGATCGCCAGCATGCGCCGGGAAGTGGCCCGCCAGGTCGGCATCAAGGGCCAGATCGACGACCTCGAGGCGCTTCTGGGCAAGATCCGCAAGCAGCTTTTTTCCCGGGGATTCCGCAGCGGCAAGGAGCTCTACGTCCAGACCCTGTCCCAGGGCCTGGGGCTTTTCGCCATGGCCTTCCACGGCAAGCCCATCCTCTACCGCACCACGGACTTCAAGTCGAACGAGTACCGCAACCTGCTCGGCGGCAACCTCTTCGAGACCCTGGAAGACAACCCCATGCTCGGCTTCCGGGGGGTGTCCCGCAACATCCACGACTGGGAGATCGAGTCCTTCAAGCTGGCCCGCGGCATCTTCGGCGGCAAGAACCTCCACATCATGCTGCCCTTCGTGCGCACGGTGGAGGAGGCCACGGCCATGAAGCGCTACCTCGAGCGGGTGCACAAGCTGCACTCCGGCGACGAGGGGCTTAAGATGTTCATCATGTCCGAGATTCCGAGCAACGCGATTTTGGCCAAGCAGTTCATCCAGGAGTTCGACGGCTTCTCCATCGGCTCCAACGACATGACCCAGATGGTGCTCGGCACCGACCGCGACAACCCGGCCCTTCGCCACATCTACGACGAGGAGGACCCGGCCGTGGTCTGGGCGCTTCTGGTCACCATCTTCGCCGGCCAGAAGTTCGGCAAGAAGGTGGGCTTTTGCGGCCAGGGCGTGTCCAACAGCCTCATCATCCGGGGGCTGGTCGCCATTGCCGGCATTGTCTGCGCCTCGGTCGTGCCCGACACCTACTTCCGCACCAAGCTGGACATGGCCCATGTGGAGGCTGAGGACATCCCGGTCAGCCGCCTGGGCGAATGGCTGGCCGCCCAGCACCTGGAACGGCTCAAAGGGGTGTTGCACGCCAACAAGTACGACCACATCGCCAAGAAATACGACACCGCGGCCGACCTCAAGGACTGGTACGACGGGGAGCTCACGCGCTTGGCCGAGCAGTTGCGCGAGAACCTGGAGAGCCCCAAGGCCAACTTCTACCGCCAGGAGATGGAGAGCTTCCGCCGCAGTTTCCACAAGCCGATGCTCTACGCCACCTGGGACTGGCCGGGCACGGTCTACGACGCCCTGCGCCAGGCCGGCTTCGACTCCTACAAGGAGCAGGCCGACGCCTTGTCCGCCCAGCGGCTCAAGAAATGGTAGAAGGGGAGCCGGAGGGGAAAGATGCCTCCGGCGGCCAGGAGGGGCGCGGCCCCTCCTGGACCTCCCGATAAAAGGAAAACGGCCGTCCGGGTGTTGCCCGGGCGGCCGTTTGGCGTTGGCGCTAACCGATGAGGATATATGTATTATTTCTCGATTTTTCTGCTGCCATAGACGAATACTCCCACGAGGGAGGCGATGGAACCGATACCGAGAGTCGTTCCGGCCAAGGGTGAGGAGAAGATGGCGATGGCGCAACTGCCGGCTATGGCCAGCATGCCGATGGCGAAGCCGAGCCATAGCCCTGTGACCTTGCACCGAATCTCGCAGTTGACGACCTTTTTTTCCTGTTCACGCCGATGCAAACCCTCCGCTTCGGCCATAGCGAGGATTCTCTCAGCAGAACCAGGAAGAATCTCTTCATAGCCCTTCACAAACGAGGGATGGGCGAGGGGGCCGGAATAACTCGCTATGGCGGCGATGAGCTGTTTTTTTGTTTTGCTGGGGAATTTTTCAAGGAGTTCTTCCGTATCCTTGGCCAACGAACCGAACTCCAAAGCATGCGCGCCGGCGTCTATTTTTTCACGACCATTGTCCTCTTCTGCTGAATGAGCTCGCGGAACGTTACTCTTCATCTTCAAGCCCCGATACTGCTTGCTCGTTTTGTTGCTTCGTTAATATGTCAAGAAGTTTTTTTTGGAGGGTTTCGTTTTCCAAGGAGATTTTTATAATGGAGTTGAATATGTCCTTGTTGATATTTGCCCAGTCCGAATGCAAGTTTCGGGAGTCAATCCAAAAGGAGTCTTCCTGAAGATATTTGTTGTATAAGTTGCTGTTGTAAAGACCTGAAAGGTCTAAAAGACTCCCACAGCCTTTGCTGAGGAATTTAAGGATGGTAGCGGTTGACATAAGGTGACTCGCTGTCGGAGGTTTCGACAATCGGTCCCGAGTGTTGCTTCAAAATCAGGTTGCCCGGTTCCTTGATCGCGTCCGTTCGCGACCTGTCTCACAAAAAATGAAACAGATAATGCGCCAAGTCAAGCTGCCTGGCGGAAAGCTGGAGAGCATTCCCGGTATTACAGCTTGTTGAGGATGTTGTCGTCGATCCAGTGCTGGTCCCACCATTCGATGGGCGAGGTTTCGTGGCCGTCGACCAGCACGCCGAAGTGCAGGTGGTCGCCGCCGGCCAGGCCGCTGACCCCGGTCTTGCCGATGATGTCGCCCTTTTTGACGTCCTGGCCGACCTGGACGTTGATCTGGCGCAGGTGGGCGTAGAGGGTCTGCAAGCCCAGGCCGTGGTCGACGATGACCGTCTCGCCGTAGATGCCCAGGAATCCGGTGAAGACCACCTTGCCGGCATTGGCCGCCGGCACCGGCGCGCCCTCCAGCGAAGCCAGGTCCACGCCCATGTGCGTCTGCTGGTCGATCTCCTTGCCCTGGTAGAAGTAGGTCCGGTGGTCGCCGAACCCGGCCCGGGGGGCGGCGTTGGGCAGGCGCAGGAAGGCTTTCTTGTCCCAGAGCATGGCCGGCGCCGACTTGCGCGCCAGCTCCCGCAGAAACACGCTGTTTTGCTTGCGGATGTCGTTGTTGACCCGCAGGTAGATCTGCAGGTTGTCCCGGGTGTCGGTGATGATGTCGTAGTACTGCGGCATCTTGGATTCCAGGAACGCGTCGGAGATGTTGAGCTTGTCCTGGCGGAACTTGCGCGGGATGGCCTGGTAGCGGAAGGCGGCCACGGCCTGGTTGCCGGCCCTGTCCGTCACCTTGACCTTGGGCACGAAGAGCTTGGGGTCCATGTCGTAGGGGAAGACGTAGAAGCCGAAATACTTGCCGTTTTCCAGCTTGTAGGCCGGGAAGAACTCCTGTCCGACGACCACGCCGGCGCTTTCGGCCTCCTCGTTGACCTGGAAGGACACCGCGCCCACGCCCCCTTGGCGCACGTTGTGGGCCAGGCTCGTGATCTCCACGCGCGGCGGCGTGGTGTCCAGCGTCATCTGTTTTTCCAGGCGGGTGGTGTTGCCGGCCCCGAAATTGGCCAGGGACCGGTCCGTGGCCGTGACGGTCAGGCCGAAGGGGCCGTCGCGAAGGCCGGCCGGCTCCAGGGTGAACTTCTCCACCGCGTCCTTGACCGGCGTGGCGTAGTTCTGGTCGAGGAGCGTGATCTGCTTGTCGCCCTGGGTCACCACGACCTTGGCGCTTTTGAGCCCTGCCCCGGCGTCGGCCAGGTTCAGGGTGAATTCGCGCTTGGGCGCGGCCACGTCGTTGGCCGGGGCCAGGACGATGCTGGGCTTTACGGAGTCGGTCAGGAAAAAATAGCCGCAGGCGGCGCCGATGACGGTCAGGACCGCGGTGACGCCGAAGACGAGTTTCTTCATGCTGGGTTCCTCATGGTTGCGCCAGGCTTCATACCGGCCGGTGCCGGGCAGTGCAAGGGCCGGGGGCGACGGATATGCCGCCGGGCCGGAGAGCCCCTTGCCCTGAAGCGGCCCGGCGGGTAGGAAAAGGCCCATTGTCGGTAACGGTTTCCCACGGAGCTCCCCGCGCATGCACGCCCCGATCCGCCGCCGCTTCCGGTCGCTTTTTCCCTGGATTTGCTGTTGCGTCCTCCTGGCCGTTCCCCGGGCGGCCCCCGGGCAGGACACGGCCCTGTGGCAGTCCATCAGCGACGGCCTGCGCCAGAATATCGCCCTCAAGCGCCAGGAGCTCGTCCGCATCCGCCAGGCCCTGCCCGGGGACAAGGCCGCCCTGGACGCCGAACTGGCCGATGTCAGCAGCCGCCTCGACCAGATCCTGCTCCTGCGCGGCGTGGCCGGGGAGACGCCCTGGGCCGCGCGCAGCCTGCTCATGCAACTGCGCGAGTTGACCCTGGCCGTGGATACGGCCTGCGGGGCGCTCCTCGACATGCGCGACGCGCTCTCCCGGGCCAAGCAGGAATATGCCGTGGTGCGCCAAATCCGGGCGCAAAACGCCAGCCGCGAATACGCCGACCTGGTCAACGAGGAACTGGCCGGCCCCGGCCGCGACTTCAAGGAACTCAAGGGCGAGGTCGACGCCGCCAAGGGCGAGGTGGACGCGGCCCTGGCCCAGGCCGACGCCCTCAAGGCCGATATCGAGACCGCCCGCCAGGAGGAGGTGGAGCGGTTCATCGGGCTTTTCACCCAGGCCTATTTCACCTCTTCGGGCTCCCTGCTGCGCCTGGCCAACCTGGCGGGCCTGGTCGACGACTTCGTCCAGTGGTGCGACGGCGCGCCGCGTTTCTGGCGGCCCGTGGCCAACTGGACGCTCTGGGAGCGCTATCTGGCCGTGGCGGCCGTGGATTTCCTGCTGCTTTTGGGGGCCATGCGCCTGGGCGCCCGGCGCTGGCCGGCCTTCGCCCAGGGACGCTGGCCGGCGTTGCTGTGGCTGGCCGGCGGCCTGGCCCTTTTCGCCGCACGGCAAACGGTCCTTTTCGCCGCCAACCAGTTCACTTCGCTGGCCTGGGTGGTGGCGGTGGCCTGGGGGCTTGTGGCGCTGCTGGGCGGCGCCGTCCCGCTGCGGACGCTTTTCGCCTGTTTCACGGCCACGGTGGTCCTGGACGCGACCAATGTCCCGGCCTCGGTGGCCGGGACGGCCCTGGCGGGCATCGCGGCGGCCGCCATCTGGCGGCTGTCCCGGTCCGGGCGGCGGCTGTCCTTCGATCTGGCGGTCTTGGCCGGCTCGGCGGTGGCCGGGGTGCTGGGCTATGGCCCGCAAGGCCTGGCCGCCGTCCAGGCGCTTTTCATGCTCCATCTGGCCCTCGGCGTGGGCGACGCCGTCCAGCGCGGCCTGGGGGCGCTCGGCGGCGGCGGCAAGGGCTCCCTGGCCGGCCTGGTCTCGCCCCTGGCCACGACGCTGCTGGCCACGCTGTACGTGGCCTGGGTGCTGGTTTTTCTCGGCGGGCCGGGGCTTATGGACTACGTCTTCGAGCGCAAGTTCGAAATCGGCCGGGTGACCGTCACCCTCGATGCCGTCTGCGGGCTGCTCCTCGCCTTTTTCCTGCTGCGCCTGCTCCAGGCCTGGTTCACGCGGCTGCTGGGCCTGGCCAACCTGCGCGGCAAGCCCATCGACGCGGGACTGGCCCATACGCTCGGCGCGATCTTTTCCTATCTGACCTGGCTCCTTTTCCTCTTGTTCGCCCTGCGCCTGTTCGAGGTGCCGCTGGGGGCCCTGACCTGGATCGCCAGCGGCCTGTCGGTGGGTATCGGTTTCGGCCTCAAGGACATCGTCAACAACTTCGTGAGCGGGCTGATCATCATGTTCGGCGGGGCGGTGAAAAAGGGCGACATCATTCAGCAGGGCAAGAACATCGGCGAGGTGGTGGATCTGTCCGTGCGCAACACCATCATGCGCACCCTGGACAACACCACGGTCATCATCCCCAATTCGAGTTTCCTGCGCGGCGAGATCGTCAACCTCTCCTACCAGGACGCCACCCTGCGCCTGGCCATTCCCGTGACCGTGGCCCCGGGGACCAAGATCAAGAAGGTGCGCAAGATCCTCGTCGCCATCGCCAAGGAGCATCCGGGCGTGCTCAAAAAACCCGCCCCGGAAGTCCTCATGAACACCATCGGCCGCCTGGGCCTGGAATTCATCCTTTATGTCTGGATAGGCAACTTCATGGAGAAATTCCAGATACAGTCCGAACTGGCCACGGCCATCGACCAGCAATTCCAGGACAACAAGATATTGGTGGCCTTCCAGAGCGTGAAGGTCAAATACAAGCCCAAGGGAACGGAGGCCATGCAGTTGGAGGCCATGCGCGAGGAGCTGCGGCAAAAGCGCGGCGAGGTGTGCGGCAAGACCAGGCGGCTGCGCCGGGTGCATGTCCGCCGCCGCTGGCCCGTGACGCCCGTGGCCCGGGTGGAGGAGGAGTGATGGCCCGGCGCTTGGCGGCGGCCTGCTGCCTGCTGGCGGTGTTGGGCCTCGGCGCCGGGGCTTCCCGCGCTCCGGCCGGGCAGGCGGCCGCGCCGGAGCAGCAAACGCGCACGCTTCGGGTCGGGGTGGTGGTGGCGCCGCCTTTTGTCGAGAAAAGCGCCAAGGGCCTGTATCAGGGCGTGGCCGTGGACCTGTGGGAGGACATCGCCCGGGATGTGGGCTGGCTGTGGCAGGTCCGGGAATACGGCCTGGAGGAGCTGCTCGAGGCCTTGCGGGCCGGGGAGGCGGACGTGGGCGTGTCGGCCCTGTCCATCACTCCGGAGCGCGAGGGCGACATGGATTTTTCCCAGCCCTTCTACTACACGGGGCTGGGCATCGCCCTGCCGGCCAGGCATTCCTTCGTCTTCCTCGACTGGGTCGTACAGCGGCTTTTCACGGCCAAGGTGCTCTTGTACGTGGGCTCGCTTCTGGCCTTGCTGCTGCTGGTGGGCGGGGTGGTCTGGGCCATCGAGCGCCGGCACAATCCCGAACACTTCCGCCCCGGCCGCCGGGGCATCGGCGACGGTTTGTGGTGGTCGGCCGTGACCATGACCTCGGTCGGCTACGGCGACGCCACGCCCAAGACCCTGGCCGGCCGGGCCGTGGCCCTGATCTGGATGTTCGCCTCGGTGGCCTTGCTGGCCTCGTTCACGGCCGGGATGACCTCGCTGCTCACCCTGGAAAGCCTGAGCGGGGCGGTAAGCGGCCCGGACGACCTGCACAAGGTGCGTACGGGCGTGGTGGCCGATTCGGCGGCGGCCGAGGAGTTGATGGCCAACCACGTGGGCGTGGTGACCTACGCGACCCTGGAGGCGGGGCTCAAGGCCCTGACGGCCGGAGAGCTCGAAGCCTTCGTCCATGACCAGCCGCTGCTGCATTACAGCCAGCTGCATGGGTTCGCCGGCCGCATCCGCATCCTGCCCGGATTTTTCGACCCCCAGCTCTATGGTTTTGCCTTTCCGCGCGGCTCGGATCTGCGTAAAACCGTCAATGTGGCTTTGTTGCGGCGCATGGAGGACTATGAATACCGGCTGCGTCTGTTCGGCCCCTATCTCGGTAAGGGCGGCATCCACTGACGCATGAGGCGGTTCTGCCGTCGTTTCGCAGGGGCGTTGCGTTACGGTGTCGCCGCACTGCGCGACAATCGGCGAGATTCCTTGACTTCGCCCGGAGAATGGTGAACGAGGAAACAGTCCCCCGCCATGCGCGCCAATATGCCGGGGACGATGTCCCCGGCGCGCACCCAGCCAGAGGAGACCGCATCCATGCCAGTTTCGCCGCAACGTTGTTTTCCCCGGGCCTCGCGCCGTGTGTCGCTCGTCCTCGCCCTGTGCGCGGCCCTGGCCCTGGCCGGTTGCGATCGGGCCAAGCCCAAGGCGGAAGCGCCCGCCCCCGTGGAGGTGACCGTCTACGAGGCCAAGGCCACCACCGCCCCCCTGGCCGTGGACGGCATCGGCCACGTCTATGCGTTGACCACCATCAGCGTCCGGGCGCAGGTTTCGGGCGTGCTCAAGGAAACCTACTTTTCCGAGGGCGACATCGTGCGCAAGGGGCAGCCGCTTCTGCTGATCGACCCCGACGCCTACAAGGCCCAGCTCGACGAGGCCGTCAGCACCCTGGCCCGGGACCGGGCCATCGCCGCCCAGGCCAAGCGGGAATGGCTGCGCTACAAGGAACTCGTGGCCCAGGCCGTCATCAGCCAGGAAGACTACGAGCAGAAACGCACCACCTACGAACAGGACCTGGAGCAGGTCCGGGTGGACGAGGCGGCCGTGGCCAAGGCCAAGGTCAACCTCGGCTACTGCTATATCAACGCGCCCTGCACGGGCGTGGTCGGCTTGCAGCAGTACAAGACCGGCAACCTCATCAAGTCCGAGGACTACGTCATCGTCACCATCAACCAGATCGAGCCCATAAACGTCCAGTTCGCCGTGGCCGAGAAATACCTGCCCGACATCCGCGCCTACGCCGCCAAGGGGACGCTGGCCGTGGAGGCCCGCTACCCCACCCAGCCCGACAAGGCGGCCAAGGGCAAGCTCACGGTGATCAACAACACCGTGGACGTGAATTCCGGCACCATCACCCTGCAGGGCGAATTCCCCAACACCGACCGCTTCCTGTGGCCCGGCCAGTACGTGGACGCCACGGTCGTGTTGGCCGAGACCGCCGACACCCTGCTCGTGCCGTCCAGCGCCGTGGCCGCGACCCAGGACGGCTCCTCGCTGTTCCTCGCCAAGCCCGACAACACCGTGGAGATGCGCCTCGTGACCGTGGGCCGCAAGATCGGCGCCCAGACCGTCATCGAAAAGGGCCTGTCCCCCGGGGAAAAGGTCATCACCTCGGCCCAGATCAAGCTCTTCCCCGGCGTGCCCGTGAAGATCGTGGACGCGGCCGCCTACAACGCGGGCCCCGTGCCACCCGAGGCCGTGGCCGGCCAGGACAAGTCCCACCTCAGTCCGGCCGGCGGCAAGGACCAGGGGAAGTGAAATGACCGACCTTTTCATCAAGCGGCCGGTCGCGACCACGCTGCTCATGGCCGCGCTGGTCTTTTTCGGCGTGGTCTCCTATTTTTCGCTGCCCATCAGCGAAATGCCGAGCATCGACTTCCCCACCATCCAGGTGACGGCCTCCCTGCCCGGCGCCGACCCCCAGACCATGGCCTCGGCCGTGGCCACGCCGCTCGAGCGGCAGTTCACCTCGATCTCGGGCCTGCAGTCCATGAGCTCCAGCAATTCGCTGGGCACCACCACCATCACGCTGCAGTTCGACCTGTCGCGCAACATCGACGGCGCCGGCACCGACGTGCTGACCTACATCAACGCCGCCCAGGGCAGCCTGCCGAGCACCATGCCCGCGCCGCCGACCTTCCAGAAGGTCAACCCGGCGGATATGCCCATCATCTACATCCGCGTGGCCAGCGACACCATGCCGCTTTTCCGGGTCACCAACTACGCCAAGGTCTACATCGCCCAGCGCATCTCCATGATCAACGGCGTGGCCCAGGTGGCCGTCTACGGCGACCAGACCTATTCGCCGCGCGTCCAGGTCAACCCGGACAAACTGGCGGCGCTGGGCATCGGCGTGGACGAGGTGGCCAGCGCCTTCAACAACGAAACCGTGATGCTGCCCACCGGCTCCCTCTACGGCCTCGAACGGCTCTTCACCATCAAGGCCCAGGGCCAGCTCACCAGCGCCACGGCCTACAACCGCCAGATCATCGCCTACAGAAACGGCAATCCCGTGCGCCTCCAGGACGTGGGCCGGGCCATCGACTCCACCATCAACGACAAGAACGCCGCCTTTTTCGACCAGCAGCAGGGCATCGTCATCGCGGTCAAGCGCGCCGCCGGCACCAACACCATCCAGCTCGTGCAGGCCATCCGAGGCATGATGCCAAATATCGAGGCCACGCTGCCGCCCTCGGTCAAGGTGGAATTCCTCTACGACCGCTCCGTGTCCATCAAGGACGCCATCGACGATGTCCAGTTCACCCTGATGCTGTCCATCTCCCTGGTCGTCATCGTGGTCTACCTGTTCCTGAAAAACCTGCCCGCCACCATCATCGCCTGCATGGCCCTGCCCACCTCGCTCATCGGCACCCTGGCGATCATGGTGATGTTCCACTTTTCCATCGACACCCTCTCGGCCCTGGCCATCATCCTGGCCGTGGGTTTCGTGGTCGACGATGCCATCGTCATGATCGAAAACATCGTGCGCCACACCGAGATGGGCAAGAAGACCATGCAGGCCTCCCTGGACGGCGCGCGCCAGATCGGCTTCACCATCATTTCCATGACCCTGTCCCTGGCCGTGGTGTTTATCCCCATCATGTTCATGGCCGGCATCCTGGGCCGGGTGCTCAACGAGATGGCCGTGACCATCACGCTGTGCATCATGGTCTCGGGCTTCGTGACCCTGTCGCTGACGCCCATGATGTGCAGCCGGTTCCTGTCGGGCAAGATTTCCGAGTCCGGACGCTTTTTCAAATGGATGGAGCGCGGCTACGAGAAGAGCCTGCATTTCGCCCTGCGCTGGCGCTTCGGGGTCATGCTGCTGTCCATCGGCATCCTGGGCCTGACGTTCTGGCTTTTCACCATCATCCCCACAGGGTTCATCCCGGCCACGGACTCGGGCATCTTCTACGCCTTCGGCATGGCCGAGCAGAGCGCCTCCTTCGAGACCATGAAGGAGCGCGTGCTGAAAGTCGGCCGCGTCTTCATGGCCGACCCGGACGTGTTCAAGTTCATCGGCGTGGTCGGTGTCGGCGGCCCCAACACCTCCATGAACAACGTCGCCATGTTTCCGCTTTTGGCCCCCCTGGACAAGCGCAAGCGCAGCGCCCAGCAGATCATCGACGACCTGCGCCCGAAACTGGCCCAACTGCCCGACATCT of Solidesulfovibrio sp. contains these proteins:
- a CDS encoding efflux RND transporter permease subunit; the protein is MTDLFIKRPVATTLLMAALVFFGVVSYFSLPISEMPSIDFPTIQVTASLPGADPQTMASAVATPLERQFTSISGLQSMSSSNSLGTTTITLQFDLSRNIDGAGTDVLTYINAAQGSLPSTMPAPPTFQKVNPADMPIIYIRVASDTMPLFRVTNYAKVYIAQRISMINGVAQVAVYGDQTYSPRVQVNPDKLAALGIGVDEVASAFNNETVMLPTGSLYGLERLFTIKAQGQLTSATAYNRQIIAYRNGNPVRLQDVGRAIDSTINDKNAAFFDQQQGIVIAVKRAAGTNTIQLVQAIRGMMPNIEATLPPSVKVEFLYDRSVSIKDAIDDVQFTLMLSISLVVIVVYLFLKNLPATIIACMALPTSLIGTLAIMVMFHFSIDTLSALAIILAVGFVVDDAIVMIENIVRHTEMGKKTMQASLDGARQIGFTIISMTLSLAVVFIPIMFMAGILGRVLNEMAVTITLCIMVSGFVTLSLTPMMCSRFLSGKISESGRFFKWMERGYEKSLHFALRWRFGVMLLSIGILGLTFWLFTIIPTGFIPATDSGIFYAFGMAEQSASFETMKERVLKVGRVFMADPDVFKFIGVVGVGGPNTSMNNVAMFPLLAPLDKRKRSAQQIIDDLRPKLAQLPDIFTFMYNPPSIQIGGKQTKALYQFTLLSPDPDELYPAARRMALSMRKLPEITDVNTDMQIDGPQVFIDIDRDKAKTLGISASSIETALMTAYAARQVTNLYGATDTYKVIVEVQPEYQRRPDLLNKLYLKTGTADSNGNPVMAPLNGIVKMTEGVGPLVVNHTGQLTSVTISFNTAGKYSLGQAVTSIQSLATRELPSNISYIFEGQATAFKQSLDSVPFLLFLAIMVIYLILGILYESFIHPLTILSGLPSAALGGLVTLMIFGRELDLYGFIGIIMLIGIVKKNSIMVIDFAIEAEREGKTPFEAIFEGCIVRFRPIMMTTVAAIAGIMPIALAIGAGADARQPLGLVVAGGLVISQMVTLYLTPVFYTYMDQLQTWLVGHKDEKDGPA